Proteins encoded together in one Temnothorax longispinosus isolate EJ_2023e chromosome 5, Tlon_JGU_v1, whole genome shotgun sequence window:
- the LOC139812516 gene encoding uncharacterized protein, translating to MVLKLGLVIMITLASCVAHKGYSYVHPNKQLSYDRGYGYEGPRDQWSNDDGISGTAGKDYPIFHRVPWTRFVCEWRYPGYYADPEADCQAYHICQRGGRKDSFLCPNGTLFNQERLVCTWWYTVDCSRAQSFYSINEAVAKAMEEADRRIRIGEQKLSWNYQRESNEDRYWNKNWQSERRGWNRDSAPIRHNHDLDFPKRLPNETPARPKFSVKSLPKHRPTVYLPV from the exons ATGGTACTCAAGTTAGGACTCGTCATAATGATCACCCTCGCAAGTTGCGTA gcGCACAAGGGATATTCATATGTGCATCCCAACAAGCAGCTGTCTTACGACCGGGGATACGGTTACGAGGGCCCGCGCGATCAATGGTCGAACGACGACGGGATCTCCGGGACAGCCGGGAAAGATTATCCGATCTTCCACCGAGTTCCGTGGACGCGATTCGTATGCGAATGGAGATATCCGGGCTATTACGCCGACCCTGAGGCCGACTGCCAGGCGTATCACATCTGCCAACGTGGCGGCCGTAAAGACTCGTTCCTTTGTCCGAACGGCACGTTATTCAATCAGGAGAGACTGGTCTGCACGTGGTGGTACACCGTGGATTGCTCCCGCGCGCAAAGTTTCTACTCCATTAACGAGGCGGTTGCAAAAGCAATGGAGGAAGCTGATAG ACGCATCAGAATAGGTGAACAGAAGCTATCCTGGAATTATCAGCGTGAATCTAACGAGGACAGATATTGGAATAAGAATTGGCAGAGTGAACGACGAGGGTGGAACAGAGACAGCGCTCCAATTCGTCATAACCATGATTTGGATTTCCCTAAACGACTTCCCAATGAAACACCTGCGCGTCCTAAGTTTTCCGTTAAATCTTTGCCGAAGCATCGACCAACGGTTTACCTGCCTGTGTGA